One window of the Candidatus Chryseobacterium colombiense genome contains the following:
- a CDS encoding M14 family zinc carboxypeptidase: protein MNFEQIYQKNPDFPNRYISPEKLFSYLQKNLSNYIQEIGKSYLGKPIYKLTVGNGNIAVLAWSQMHGNESNATHAMLDLLMILDKAPQLKEELFSKIKLDFIFMLNPDGSEKWTRLNAAEIDLNRDFHNEASTEIKFLKNAVASKKYDYALNLHEQRTIFSTNGIHPATLSFLAPSEDVERTVTENRKKCMAVIANVYNHLKEMIPNQIGRYSDEFYPTSTGDNFIKAGMPTILFEGGHFVDDYTRQGTRKYYTIALYYALKAISELNSGIDGWEGYLDIPENRETHYDIIYRNVKLNTEHECILDVAVQYREIKEEGKDEISFIPFVMEVGDVKQRKGWLEIDCTGKKFISATKYPKLDAEVNFTIED from the coding sequence ATGAACTTTGAGCAGATCTATCAGAAAAATCCTGATTTCCCTAATCGCTATATTTCCCCTGAAAAATTATTTTCTTATCTACAGAAGAATCTCAGCAACTATATTCAGGAGATAGGAAAATCCTATTTAGGAAAACCTATTTATAAACTAACTGTTGGGAATGGTAATATTGCCGTTCTTGCGTGGTCACAAATGCACGGAAACGAATCGAATGCAACCCACGCGATGCTGGATTTGTTAATGATTTTAGATAAAGCTCCTCAGCTGAAGGAAGAGTTGTTCAGTAAGATAAAACTGGATTTTATTTTTATGTTAAATCCTGACGGTTCGGAGAAATGGACTAGACTGAATGCTGCAGAGATTGATTTGAACAGAGATTTCCACAACGAAGCAAGTACGGAGATTAAATTTCTTAAAAATGCGGTGGCTTCTAAAAAATATGATTATGCTCTTAATCTTCATGAGCAAAGAACTATTTTTAGTACAAATGGAATTCATCCTGCTACATTATCTTTTCTTGCTCCTTCTGAAGATGTGGAAAGAACGGTGACGGAGAATCGAAAAAAATGTATGGCAGTAATTGCTAATGTTTATAATCATTTAAAGGAGATGATCCCGAATCAGATCGGCAGATATTCAGATGAATTTTATCCGACTTCTACAGGAGATAACTTTATTAAAGCAGGAATGCCTACTATTTTATTTGAAGGAGGACATTTTGTAGATGACTATACCAGACAGGGAACGAGAAAATATTATACAATTGCGCTCTACTATGCATTAAAGGCGATCAGTGAACTTAATTCAGGGATTGACGGATGGGAAGGTTATCTTGACATTCCGGAGAACAGAGAAACGCATTACGATATCATCTATAGAAATGTAAAGCTGAATACAGAACATGAATGTATCTTAGATGTGGCGGTACAATACAGAGAAATAAAAGAAGAGGGCAAGGATGAAATATCTTTTATTCCTTTTGTCATGGAAGTAGGAGATGTAAAACAGCGAAAAGGCTGGCTGGAAATAGATTGTACAGGAAAGAAATTTATTTCGGCGACTAAATATCCTAAACTGGATGCAGAAGTAAACTTTACCATAGAAGACTAA
- a CDS encoding helix-turn-helix transcriptional regulator translates to MSLNERISKVIEYSNLTSSEFADEIDVQRSSISHITSGRNKPSLEFIIKIKSRFPEILWDWLVTGEGQMLKSGLPEAKEIPEEKTEEEVLKPTSLPDLFTMMNDDEDLGSEETEIKSLKRSPGESFIPHQSTAQEKISDSQRLENSQQQIINQVPVNQQSKIKRIVLFYENGKFESFEP, encoded by the coding sequence ATGAGTTTAAACGAGAGAATTTCCAAAGTTATAGAGTATTCCAATCTTACCTCATCCGAGTTTGCTGACGAGATCGATGTTCAACGTTCTTCTATTTCGCACATCACTTCGGGAAGGAACAAACCTTCTTTAGAATTTATCATAAAAATAAAATCACGCTTCCCTGAGATTCTTTGGGACTGGCTCGTAACAGGTGAAGGTCAGATGCTGAAATCCGGTTTACCCGAAGCCAAAGAAATTCCTGAAGAGAAAACTGAAGAAGAAGTTTTAAAACCAACCTCTCTTCCCGATCTTTTTACAATGATGAATGACGATGAAGATTTAGGGTCAGAAGAAACTGAAATTAAGTCTCTAAAACGAAGTCCTGGAGAATCGTTTATACCGCATCAAAGTACAGCACAGGAAAAAATATCCGATTCTCAGCGATTAGAAAATTCTCAGCAGCAAATAATTAACCAAGTGCCTGTAAACCAGCAAAGTAAGATAAAAAGAATTGTTTTGTTCTACGAGAACGGAAAATTTGAAAGTTTCGAGCCATAA
- a CDS encoding proline dehydrogenase family protein, producing MPIFNDTKVAFADKSDAQLKKAYWMFKMIEQPSLTKIGTSVLNFTVHNNFPFVTGIVKNTLFEQFCGGETREESMKVVKQLFKRGVGSIFDYSIEGKEDEATFDAVCNEIKDIVRFSVGNPAIPFIVFKPTAFGRIDLYEAVGKNAELTSSQKEEWERVVKRFDEVCKLCHEHDKKVMVDAEETWMQDAADHLCEEMMEKYNQEKPIVWNTIQMYRTGRLEYMEENLQRAREKGYFIGYKIVRGAYMEKERARAAEKGYPDPIQPNKESSDKNYNAGIDFVMNHLDKVSAFFGTHNEISSELIMDKMKAKNLENDNPHVYFGQLYGMSDNITFYLSDKGYNVAKYLPYGPVKDVVPYLTRRAQENTSVAGQTGRELGLIKKELERRKGR from the coding sequence ATGCCCATTTTTAACGATACTAAAGTTGCATTCGCAGATAAATCTGATGCACAGTTAAAGAAAGCGTATTGGATGTTCAAAATGATTGAACAGCCTTCACTGACTAAAATAGGAACTTCTGTTCTTAATTTCACCGTTCATAATAATTTTCCTTTTGTTACCGGAATTGTAAAGAATACTTTATTTGAGCAGTTTTGTGGCGGAGAAACCCGCGAAGAAAGTATGAAAGTAGTGAAACAGCTGTTTAAAAGAGGTGTTGGAAGTATCTTTGATTACTCTATTGAAGGAAAAGAAGATGAAGCAACTTTCGATGCGGTCTGTAATGAGATTAAAGATATCGTAAGATTTTCTGTGGGAAATCCGGCGATTCCTTTTATCGTTTTTAAACCGACAGCTTTCGGTAGAATCGATTTGTATGAAGCTGTTGGTAAAAATGCAGAACTTACTTCCAGCCAAAAAGAAGAATGGGAAAGAGTGGTAAAAAGATTTGATGAAGTATGCAAACTTTGTCATGAACATGATAAAAAGGTGATGGTAGATGCAGAAGAAACCTGGATGCAGGATGCTGCAGACCATCTTTGTGAAGAAATGATGGAAAAATACAATCAGGAAAAGCCCATTGTTTGGAACACCATCCAGATGTATAGAACCGGAAGACTGGAATACATGGAAGAAAACCTTCAGAGAGCAAGAGAAAAAGGGTATTTTATTGGATATAAAATTGTTCGTGGTGCCTATATGGAAAAAGAAAGAGCCAGAGCAGCAGAAAAAGGATATCCAGATCCGATACAGCCTAACAAAGAATCTTCAGATAAGAACTATAATGCAGGAATTGATTTTGTAATGAATCATTTGGATAAAGTGTCTGCATTCTTTGGAACACACAATGAGATTTCTTCTGAGCTGATCATGGATAAAATGAAGGCTAAAAATCTTGAAAATGATAATCCTCATGTGTATTTTGGGCAGCTTTACGGGATGAGTGATAACATAACATTCTATCTGTCTGATAAGGGCTATAATGTGGCAAAATACCTTCCTTACGGACCTGTGAAAGATGTAGTTCCTTACCTTACAAGAAGAGCCCAGGAAAATACTTCTGTTGCCGGACAAACCGGAAGAGAGTTAGGTCTTATCAAAAAAGAACTGGAAAGAAGAAAAGGAAGATAA
- a CDS encoding UbiA family prenyltransferase → MNSEKETFQQKNYIQKSLFYRFSQFVGFLLGARFFVAALLTFALYVSTFFLFNQDENFRKFVFDFKVHGIIFCTVLTILAGGIINQFYDFEKDHLVKPFRTRIQSFIKQKYFLYVYLFLSVLSLGVAWLISHRVFLFFVVYQFFMWFYSHKLSRVLILNNLTFVSLTLYPFFGMMVYYGTFSKKVLLMAVFLFLILLCIDIVKDTLTKRVDKVFDYITIPNYFTNRNTKIIIISLLIITMAVSMKLITRTGISGFMAYYFTGGLFVIILCVYLILNYSRKSKFLTLNILRFWVFVGIIAMLLNGIENKL, encoded by the coding sequence ATGAATTCTGAAAAAGAAACTTTCCAACAGAAAAATTATATTCAAAAATCTTTATTTTATAGATTTTCACAATTTGTGGGCTTTCTTTTAGGAGCTCGCTTTTTTGTTGCTGCCTTACTTACATTTGCCTTATACGTTTCCACGTTTTTCCTTTTTAATCAGGATGAGAATTTCAGAAAATTTGTCTTTGATTTTAAGGTTCATGGTATTATTTTCTGTACGGTTCTTACGATTCTAGCTGGAGGAATCATTAATCAATTTTATGATTTTGAAAAAGATCACCTGGTAAAGCCATTCAGAACCAGAATTCAAAGCTTTATTAAGCAGAAATATTTTTTATATGTCTATCTGTTTTTAAGTGTTCTCTCTTTAGGAGTAGCTTGGCTGATTTCGCATCGAGTATTTTTGTTTTTTGTTGTATACCAGTTTTTTATGTGGTTTTATAGCCATAAATTAAGTCGCGTTTTAATTTTAAATAATCTCACTTTTGTAAGCCTTACCTTATATCCTTTCTTTGGAATGATGGTATATTATGGAACCTTTTCAAAGAAGGTTTTATTGATGGCAGTTTTTCTGTTTCTGATTCTCTTATGCATTGATATTGTAAAAGATACATTAACGAAAAGAGTGGATAAGGTTTTTGATTATATTACCATTCCCAATTATTTTACGAACAGGAACACTAAGATTATTATTATTTCACTGCTGATCATCACGATGGCAGTTTCAATGAAACTGATTACCCGTACCGGGATTTCCGGCTTTATGGCTTATTATTTTACAGGAGGATTATTCGTTATCATTCTATGTGTTTACCTTATTTTAAATTACTCTAGAAAAAGTAAATTCCTGACACTTAATATTTTGAGATTTTGGGTTTTTGTCGGTATTATTGCAATGCTGCTCAACGGAATAGAGAATAAATTATAG
- a CDS encoding mevalonate kinase, with amino-acid sequence MTNPLFYAKIILFGEYGMIEDSQGLVVPYSFYKGTLKYSDLSSEFEKKSNYHLQKYSDYLADLSLPEDFKLDIEHFKTDISNGLFFDSNIPQGYGVGSSGALVAAIFEKYSVKKFNPETISKENLKNLKAVFGEMESYFHGKSSGMDPLICYMNLPILIENKENLDKVAIPDGQVGKGAIFLIDSGITGETGPMIQIFFEKMKTEGFRKTLKEEFIRYNNACIESFLKKDMNPFFRNLKKLSHWAYEHFRPMIPESIFNIWKKGLDSNAYYLKLCGSGGGGYILGFTQDYEKAEKMLDGFQKEVIYRF; translated from the coding sequence ATGACAAACCCATTATTCTACGCAAAAATAATTTTGTTTGGTGAATACGGAATGATTGAAGATTCCCAAGGTTTGGTAGTACCTTACAGTTTTTATAAAGGAACTTTAAAATATTCTGACCTTTCGTCAGAGTTTGAAAAAAAATCAAATTATCATCTGCAGAAATATTCAGATTATTTGGCTGATTTAAGCCTTCCTGAAGACTTTAAACTTGATATTGAACATTTTAAAACAGATATTTCCAACGGGCTTTTCTTTGATTCCAATATTCCGCAAGGATACGGAGTAGGAAGTTCAGGAGCTTTGGTTGCCGCTATTTTTGAAAAATATTCTGTTAAAAAGTTTAATCCGGAAACCATTTCCAAAGAAAATTTAAAAAACCTGAAAGCAGTTTTTGGAGAAATGGAAAGCTATTTTCATGGGAAAAGCTCAGGAATGGATCCGTTGATTTGCTATATGAATCTTCCGATTCTTATCGAAAATAAAGAAAACTTAGATAAAGTCGCTATTCCGGACGGTCAGGTCGGGAAAGGGGCTATCTTCCTTATAGATTCAGGAATTACAGGCGAAACAGGACCTATGATTCAGATTTTCTTTGAAAAAATGAAGACAGAAGGTTTCCGTAAAACGCTGAAAGAAGAGTTTATTCGCTATAATAATGCCTGTATAGAGTCTTTCCTTAAAAAAGATATGAATCCTTTCTTTAGAAACCTTAAAAAACTTTCTCATTGGGCTTATGAACATTTTCGTCCGATGATTCCTGAAAGTATTTTTAATATCTGGAAAAAGGGCTTAGACTCTAATGCTTACTATCTGAAGCTTTGCGGAAGTGGTGGCGGAGGATATATTTTAGGCTTTACTCAAGACTATGAAAAAGCTGAAAAAATGCTTGACGGTTTCCAAAAAGAAGTGATTTACAGATTTTAA
- a CDS encoding MFS transporter, translated as MSEIENPQPQIIKNNPKIMKAWAVYDWANSVYSLVITSAIFPIYYTILTTAYNKKEYVPEAKEIQEIPVRNMIKIFGEAYEPEAVLSFSYAISFILVVLLSPFLSSLADTIGNKKSFLQFFCYLGATSCMGLAMFTGMENVFLGLLFSITASVGFWGSLVFYNSFLPDIATPEKQDALSAKGYIYGYIGSVVLLIICLVLIQMVAKGPEQAKIYIRVSFLLTGAWWFGFSQYTFKHLPQFGDVKEKLPKDLVLLNYKNIFKKHEEQGGFFEVLKDNLSFYKDIAKESFRELFSVGSKLFSDRGLKFFLSSFFFYSVGMQTIFLMAVPFGSTVIFPKEADKYKLIITILVIQIIAIFGAFLFSKLSKKIGNKNVITIAVIIWIICCLSAYSLNKENPNLQLQFYGLAGLIGLVMGGLQAMSRSTYSKLLPENSMENTTYFSFYDVLEKIAIICGMLIFSVFIQKFHNMQYAFITMSAFFAAGALLIRFLKSKI; from the coding sequence ATGTCTGAAATTGAGAATCCACAACCTCAAATTATAAAGAATAACCCTAAAATAATGAAAGCCTGGGCTGTATATGACTGGGCGAATTCAGTATATTCCTTAGTAATTACATCTGCCATATTTCCTATTTATTATACCATTCTCACAACTGCTTATAATAAAAAAGAATACGTTCCTGAGGCAAAAGAAATTCAGGAAATTCCGGTGAGAAATATGATTAAAATATTTGGAGAAGCGTATGAACCAGAAGCTGTTTTGAGCTTTTCTTATGCTATTTCATTTATTTTGGTCGTGCTTTTATCTCCGTTTCTTTCCTCTTTGGCAGACACCATCGGAAATAAAAAATCCTTCCTGCAGTTTTTCTGTTATCTTGGAGCGACTTCCTGTATGGGATTGGCAATGTTTACCGGTATGGAAAATGTATTTCTAGGTTTACTGTTTAGCATTACTGCAAGTGTTGGTTTTTGGGGAAGTTTGGTGTTTTACAATTCATTTTTACCCGATATTGCAACTCCGGAAAAACAAGATGCACTTTCTGCCAAAGGATATATTTACGGGTATATTGGCTCTGTTGTTTTATTGATTATCTGTTTGGTATTGATCCAAATGGTTGCTAAAGGCCCTGAACAAGCTAAAATATACATAAGAGTCAGCTTTTTATTAACAGGAGCTTGGTGGTTTGGTTTCTCACAATACACCTTTAAACATTTGCCTCAGTTTGGGGACGTGAAAGAAAAACTTCCTAAAGATTTAGTGCTTCTAAATTATAAGAACATATTTAAAAAACACGAAGAACAAGGAGGATTTTTTGAAGTGCTAAAAGATAATCTAAGTTTTTATAAAGATATTGCCAAAGAGAGTTTTAGAGAATTATTTAGTGTTGGGAGCAAACTTTTCTCAGATAGAGGTTTAAAATTCTTCCTGTCTAGTTTTTTCTTTTACAGTGTAGGAATGCAGACTATTTTCTTGATGGCAGTGCCTTTCGGAAGTACGGTAATTTTCCCGAAAGAAGCAGATAAATATAAATTGATTATTACAATCTTGGTCATTCAGATTATTGCAATCTTTGGTGCCTTCCTTTTCTCAAAATTATCTAAGAAAATAGGGAACAAAAATGTAATTACGATTGCAGTTATTATATGGATTATATGTTGTTTATCAGCGTATTCGTTAAACAAGGAAAATCCGAATCTACAGCTTCAGTTTTATGGTTTGGCAGGTTTAATTGGTTTGGTTATGGGTGGTCTTCAGGCAATGTCGAGATCTACATATTCTAAACTTTTGCCGGAAAATTCTATGGAAAACACGACCTATTTCAGTTTTTATGATGTGCTTGAAAAAATTGCAATCATTTGCGGAATGCTTATTTTCAGTGTGTTTATTCAGAAGTTTCATAATATGCAGTACGCATTCATAACAATGTCGGCGTTTTTTGCAGCAGGAGCTCTACTTATAAGATTTTTAAAATCTAAGATCTAA
- a CDS encoding acetyl-CoA C-acyltransferase, translated as MKEVFIVSAVRTPMGSFMGSLSTVPATKLGSVAVKGALDKIGLDPKLVQEIYMGNVLQAGEGQAPARQVALGAGLSIETPSTTVNKVCASGMKAVSMAAQAIKAGDADIIVAGGMENMSSVPHYYNARNATKLGDVKMLDGMVLDGLTDVYNKVHMGVCAEKCAADYHITREEQDNFAIESYKRSAKAWSEGKFAEEVVSVSIPQRKGEPIIFAEDEEYKAVSFDRIPTLPTVFKKEEGTVTAANASTLNDGASALILVSKEKMVELGLKPLARIISYADAAQAPEDFTTAPSKALPIALKKAGLELTDIDFFEFNEAFSVVGLANNKILGLDASKVNVNGGAVALGHPLGSSGSRIIVTLINVLKQNNAKYGAAAICNGGGGASAIVIENM; from the coding sequence ATGAAAGAAGTATTCATTGTTTCCGCAGTAAGAACTCCTATGGGAAGTTTTATGGGAAGCTTATCAACAGTTCCGGCTACGAAATTAGGATCTGTTGCTGTAAAAGGAGCATTAGATAAAATTGGTCTTGATCCAAAACTGGTTCAGGAAATCTATATGGGAAATGTATTACAGGCAGGTGAAGGACAGGCTCCGGCTCGTCAGGTGGCATTAGGTGCCGGACTTTCTATTGAAACACCTTCTACTACAGTAAATAAAGTTTGTGCTTCAGGAATGAAAGCCGTTTCTATGGCTGCACAGGCAATTAAAGCGGGAGATGCAGACATCATCGTAGCGGGAGGTATGGAAAATATGTCTTCAGTTCCTCACTACTATAATGCAAGAAATGCTACAAAATTAGGAGATGTTAAAATGTTGGACGGGATGGTTCTTGACGGGCTTACAGACGTTTACAACAAAGTTCATATGGGAGTTTGTGCAGAGAAATGTGCAGCCGATTATCACATTACAAGAGAAGAACAGGATAATTTTGCTATTGAATCTTATAAAAGATCGGCAAAAGCTTGGAGCGAAGGGAAATTTGCTGAAGAAGTCGTTTCTGTTTCAATTCCTCAAAGAAAAGGAGAACCTATTATTTTTGCTGAAGACGAAGAATATAAAGCGGTAAGTTTTGACAGAATTCCGACGCTTCCAACAGTTTTCAAAAAAGAAGAAGGTACGGTAACAGCAGCAAACGCATCCACTCTTAATGATGGAGCTTCTGCTTTGATCCTTGTTTCTAAAGAGAAAATGGTAGAATTAGGTCTTAAACCTTTGGCAAGAATTATTTCTTACGCGGATGCAGCTCAGGCTCCGGAAGATTTTACGACTGCACCTTCAAAAGCATTACCGATTGCTCTTAAAAAAGCAGGATTAGAGCTTACAGATATAGATTTCTTCGAATTTAATGAAGCATTCTCTGTAGTAGGTTTGGCAAATAATAAAATTTTAGGATTAGACGCCTCTAAAGTAAATGTAAACGGAGGAGCAGTTGCTCTTGGTCATCCACTTGGAAGCTCAGGTTCAAGAATTATTGTTACTTTGATCAACGTTTTAAAACAAAACAACGCTAAATATGGTGCTGCAGCGATCTGTAATGGTGGCGGTGGAGCTTCAGCGATTGTTATTGAGAATATGTAA
- a CDS encoding sigma-70 family RNA polymerase sigma factor, whose translation MRNLLEENFKLAQKQDRRGQKALYEMFSAKMLAISNSYVNNLHDAEDILMHSFFTCFSKIDECREWKTFQFWLRKIVVNNSINFIRKNKNILYTDVEINEIENIEDDWEETEEINMDEIFSKMPDGYRLIFNLYVFEEKKHHEIAEILNISEGTSKSQLSKSKKWIADFLKQKKDEKQYAR comes from the coding sequence ATGAGGAATTTATTAGAAGAGAATTTTAAACTGGCACAAAAACAGGATCGGAGAGGGCAGAAAGCGCTTTACGAAATGTTCTCGGCAAAAATGCTGGCTATTTCAAATTCTTATGTCAATAATCTTCATGATGCAGAAGATATTTTAATGCATTCTTTTTTTACCTGCTTTTCAAAAATTGATGAATGTAGAGAATGGAAAACCTTTCAGTTCTGGCTGAGGAAAATTGTAGTTAATAATTCGATAAACTTTATCAGGAAAAACAAGAACATCCTTTACACAGATGTTGAAATAAATGAAATCGAGAATATTGAAGATGACTGGGAAGAAACAGAAGAAATTAATATGGATGAGATTTTTTCTAAAATGCCGGATGGATATAGACTGATTTTCAATTTATATGTATTTGAAGAGAAAAAACATCATGAAATTGCAGAAATTCTCAATATTTCTGAAGGTACAAGCAAAAGCCAGTTGAGTAAATCTAAAAAATGGATTGCAGATTTTTTAAAACAAAAGAAAGATGAAAAACAATATGCTAGATAA
- a CDS encoding nucleoside permease: MNLKLRLTILSFLQFFVWGAWLITMANFWFGTKHWDGAQFGAVFGTMGIASIFMPTITGIIADRWVNAERIFSALQILYGVVLFFLPHTENPDSFYYVMLVAMCFYMPTIALANSISYTVLKNSNLDVVKDFPPIRVWGTIGFIVAMWVTNLTGNKATEGQFYIGGAAAIILGIYALTLPKCPPQKLIDKSAPLFEQLGLNAFKLFGNYKMALFFGFSMLLGAALQLTNAYGDVFLSEFSHFPKYADSFVVQRSTIVMSISQVSETLFILAIPFFLKRYGIKKVMLISMFAWVLRFGFFAYGTPDGYGVSLIILSCIVYGMAFDFFNISGSLFVETTTDKKIRSSAQGLFMMMTNGFGAFFGSNIAGWAIDKFFTHKFTDATTLSSYLDTTPNNQNFLDILKNTFNSAVNSDGTLSSAVMLRDWPNIWLAFAAYALVLALLFAFLFKHKHDPKDVANVNH, encoded by the coding sequence ATGAATTTAAAATTACGTCTGACCATCCTCAGCTTTTTACAGTTCTTCGTTTGGGGAGCGTGGCTGATTACGATGGCTAACTTCTGGTTTGGCACAAAGCATTGGGACGGAGCACAGTTTGGTGCTGTTTTCGGAACCATGGGGATTGCTTCCATTTTTATGCCGACTATTACCGGAATTATTGCCGATCGTTGGGTAAACGCAGAGAGAATTTTTTCGGCTTTACAAATTTTGTATGGTGTGGTTCTTTTCTTTTTACCTCATACAGAAAACCCTGATTCTTTTTATTATGTAATGCTTGTAGCAATGTGTTTTTATATGCCGACCATTGCGCTTGCAAACTCAATCTCGTATACTGTTCTAAAGAATAGTAATTTGGATGTTGTTAAAGATTTTCCTCCGATTCGTGTTTGGGGAACAATCGGTTTCATTGTAGCAATGTGGGTTACCAATCTTACAGGAAATAAAGCTACAGAAGGTCAGTTTTACATTGGAGGTGCTGCAGCTATTATTTTAGGAATTTATGCTTTAACCTTGCCGAAATGTCCACCACAGAAACTAATCGATAAAAGCGCACCTTTATTTGAACAATTAGGACTTAATGCCTTCAAATTATTCGGGAACTATAAGATGGCGTTGTTCTTTGGATTTTCGATGCTTTTAGGAGCTGCATTACAGCTTACCAATGCTTATGGTGATGTTTTTCTTAGCGAATTTTCTCATTTTCCTAAATATGCAGATTCATTTGTAGTTCAAAGATCAACGATTGTCATGTCAATTTCTCAGGTTTCTGAAACCTTGTTTATTTTGGCTATACCTTTCTTTTTAAAACGATACGGAATTAAAAAAGTAATGTTGATTTCGATGTTTGCCTGGGTATTGAGATTCGGATTCTTTGCTTATGGAACTCCCGATGGATATGGAGTTTCATTGATTATATTATCATGTATCGTTTACGGTATGGCTTTCGACTTCTTTAATATTTCAGGGTCGCTTTTCGTGGAAACGACTACAGATAAAAAGATACGTTCTTCTGCTCAAGGATTATTCATGATGATGACTAACGGTTTTGGAGCTTTTTTCGGAAGTAATATTGCGGGTTGGGCAATTGATAAATTTTTCACCCATAAATTTACGGACGCGACAACATTATCGTCTTATCTGGATACAACACCTAATAATCAGAATTTTTTAGATATTCTTAAAAATACATTTAATTCTGCAGTAAATTCAGATGGTACTTTATCATCCGCTGTTATGTTAAGAGACTGGCCAAATATTTGGTTGGCCTTTGCGGCATATGCGTTGGTTCTTGCCTTACTTTTTGCATTTTTGTTCAAACACAAGCACGATCCAAAAGATGTAGCGAATGTAAATCACTAA
- a CDS encoding bifunctional nuclease family protein, producing MDYKQLIIRGISYSQTQSGAYALLLEHEETHIKLPVVIGNFEAQSISLGLEKDIHPPRPLTHDLFTKFIVSANYELISVIIYQIVDGVFFSNINFKNKATEEELILDARTSDAVAMAVRFDAPIFTTQQVLNEAGILLELEEVAKEEQSFSETVSTEDNLKSVSMEELQKLLEEAVKEEDYDTALEIQEEIKRRKKKID from the coding sequence ATGGATTATAAACAGCTAATTATTCGCGGAATATCGTACAGCCAGACACAATCAGGAGCGTACGCATTATTATTGGAACATGAAGAAACACATATAAAATTACCTGTTGTTATAGGAAATTTCGAGGCACAATCCATTTCTCTTGGTCTGGAGAAAGATATTCATCCGCCCCGTCCTCTTACACATGATTTATTCACCAAATTTATTGTTTCTGCTAATTATGAACTGATTTCTGTGATCATTTATCAGATTGTAGATGGAGTTTTCTTCTCTAATATTAACTTTAAAAATAAAGCTACAGAAGAAGAATTGATCCTGGATGCAAGAACTTCTGATGCGGTCGCAATGGCAGTACGTTTTGATGCCCCTATTTTTACTACCCAGCAGGTTTTGAATGAAGCCGGAATTCTTCTCGAACTGGAAGAAGTGGCTAAAGAAGAGCAATCGTTTTCCGAAACAGTTTCTACGGAAGATAATTTAAAATCTGTTTCCATGGAAGAGCTTCAAAAATTGCTTGAAGAAGCAGTAAAAGAAGAAGATTATGATACAGCCTTAGAGATTCAGGAAGAAATCAAGAGGAGAAAAAAGAAAATTGATTAA